A single genomic interval of Osmerus eperlanus chromosome 14, fOsmEpe2.1, whole genome shotgun sequence harbors:
- the LOC134033513 gene encoding excitatory amino acid transporter 1-like — MQRFRESIHIRTMKAKRKVEEISKEDVQAFLKKHAFVLFTVAAVIIGIILGFALRPYKMSYREVKYFSFPGELLMRMLQMLVLPLLVSSLITGMAALDSKASGKMGMRAVMYYMTTTIIAVFVGILVVLIIHPGKGSKAEFGKQQKIEQVSPIDAFLDLIRNMFPPNLVQACTQQFKTKYGKRVVTVTMMVNDSVFNLTNATQELSREEVIPVPGSVSGVNALGLVVFSMGFGLIIGSMKEQGQVLRDFFDSLNEAIMKLVAMIMWYAPIGILFLISGKIVEMDDITQMGGQLAMYTITVIIGLLIHGVLILPLLYFAITRLNPFLFIAGLLQALITALGTSSSSATLPVTFKCLEENNKVDKRVTRFVLPVGATINMDGTALYEALAAIFIAQVNDVEMNFGQILTISITATAASIGAAGIPQAGLVTMVIVLTSVGLPTDDITLIIAVDWFLDRLRTTTNVLGDSIGAGIVEFLSRHELQSKDVEMGNAVLEEKERKKPYRLISQENDYDNEKHRHGDTKM; from the exons ATGCAGCGCTTCAGGGAGAGCATCCACATACGCACCATGAAGGCCAAGAGGAAAGTGGAGGAGATATCCAAGGAGGATGTCCAGGCCTTCCTGAAGAAGCACGCCTTTGTCCTTTTCACTGTGGCTGCGGTCATAATAG GCATAATACTGGGCTTTGCGCTGCGTCCGTATAAGATGTCGTACCGGGAGGTGAAGTACTTCTCCTTCCCCGGAGAGCTGCTGATGAGGATGCTGCAGATGCTGGTGCTGCCCCTGCTAGTCTCCAGCCTCATCACAG GAATGGCTGCCTTGGACAGCAAGGCCTCGGGGAAGATGGGCATGAGAGCCGTCATGTACTACatgaccaccaccatcatcgcCGTCTTCGTGGGCATCCTGGTCGTCCTCATCATCCACCCGGGTAAAGGATCCAAGGCCGAGTTTGGGAAACAGCAGAAGATCGAGCAAGTCAGCCCCATAGACGCCTTCCTGGATCTCATCAG aaacatGTTTCCACCGAACTTGGTCCAAGCCTGCACACAGCAG TTCAAAACCAAATACGGGAAGCGCGTCGTCACGGTAACGATGATGGTCAACGACAGCGTCTTCAACCTGACCAACGCCACGCAGGAGCTGAGCCGGGAGGAGGTGATCCCCGTGCCGGGGTCGGTGAGCGGGGTGAACGCCCTGGGCCTGGTGGTGTTCTCCATGGGGTTCGGGCTCATCATCGGGAGCATGAAGGAGCAGGGCCAGGTGCTCAGGGACTTCTTCGACAGCCTGAACGAAGCCATCATGAAGCTGGTGGCCATGATCATGTG gtatgCCCCTATAGGCATCTTGTTCCTGATATCTGGGAAGATCGTGGAGATGGACGACATCACCCAGATGGGAGGCCAGCTGGCCATGTACACCATCACGGTCATCATTGGCCTGCTGATCCACGGCGTGctcatcctgcccctcctgTACTTCGCCATCACGCGGCTCAACCCCTTCCTCTTCATCGCCGGCCTGTTGCAGGCCCTCATCACCGCCCTGGGGACCTCCTCCAG CTCCGCGACTCTGCCCGTTACGTTCAAATGCCTGGAGGAGAACAACAAGGTGGACAAGCGCGTGACACGGTTTGTGCTGCCGGTAGGCGCCACCATCAACATGGATGGGACGGCCCTGTACGAGGCTCTGGCGGCCATCTTCATCGCCCAGGTCAACGATGTGGAAATGAACTTCGGTCAGATCCTCACAATAAG CATCACAGCCACGGCCGCCAGCATCGGGGCTGCTGGGATCCCGCAGGCTGGTCTGGTCACCATGGTGATCGTGTTGACCTCCGTCGGACTTCCCACCGATGACATCACCCTCATCATTGCTGTCGATTGGTTCCT TGACCGCCTGCGCACAACCACCAACGTGCTGGGGGACTCCATCGGAGCCGGCATCGTGGAGTTTCTGTCCAGACACGAACTGCAGAGCAAAGACGTGGAGATGGGTAACGCCGtgctggaggagaaagagaggaagaaaccgTATCGGCTCATCTCTCAGGAGAACGACTACGATAATGAAAAACATCGTCACGGCGACACCAAGATGTAG